GACGTCGATCAACGCTTATCTGATCAACACGGGCTCCAAGCTGTTCCTGGTGGACACGGGGGCGGGCGAGGTGATCGGACCGTCCGCGGGCCAGCTGGTCACGAGCATTCGCGCGGCGGGCTACCAGCCCGAGCAGGTCGATGCCGTCCTCATCACCCATGTGCACCCGGACCACTCGGGGGGCCTGGTGGTGGCGGGCAAGCGCGTCTTCCCGAACGCGCGCGTGTACGTGGACAAGCGCGAGGTGGATTACTGGCTGAACGCCGCCAACGCGGAGAAGGCGCCGGAGAGCGCCAGGCCGCGCTTCCAGGAAGCGAAGGCCACCTTGACGCCGTATGCCGAGGCGGGCCAGCTCGAGACGTTCACGGGCAACACGCAACTGGCGCCGGGCCTCAGGACCCTGGAGGCGCCCGGCCATACGCCGGGGCACACGTTCTACGTGGTGGAGAGCCAGGGGCAGAAGCTCGTGTTCTGGGGGGACATGATGCATGTGGCGGCGGTGCAGTTCCCCGAGCCCTCGGTGACGATCCAATTCGACGTGGATTCCAAGGCGGCGGCGGCCCAGCGCGCCAAGGCCTACGCCGAGGCCGCGAAGCAGGGCTACTGGGTGGCCATTGCTCACGTCTCGTTCCCGGGCCTCGGCCATCTGCGCGCCAATGGCAAGGGATACACCTGGGTGCCGGCCAACTACAGCGTCCCCCGCTGATGAGTCTTTCCCGCAACGGTTTTGACAAGCCATGTCAAACCCCGCGGGCGCTCGACCGGGCCTCGGTACGCACGGGCCCTTTGTCCTCATGAGTGCCCGGTCGATTGCTGATTGAGCTGCCTCGAGTGCGCGGGATTGTTTTCGAGAAGACGATGGCGTGCCTCGCTGTACGATGCGCGCCCCGCGAGGGGGAGCCATTCCGGCTTCCACCCAGGGCGGCATACTACATCGAATTCTCGTATTGCCATGAAGGCGGGTTTTTGGTCTATTACCCGTGTCTTCACAACTCATCCCCGACATTTGTCGAGCGAGGCCCATCCATGAAGCGTCTTTCCTCTGTGTTGTCTTTCGTCCTGGGTGCCACCCTGTCCGTTGGATGTGGGGGCGAAATGGCCCCGGAGCAGGAGGCGGGGATGGGAGAGTCCTCCTCGACGACGGCGGTGGCCGAGTCTCCGGCGGCTGCTCCGCTGGCGCTCCCGGCGTACTGTAACGGGGTGCTCACCTGGAATACGGCTTGGACGGCGTTCGAGGACGAGGTGCTCAAGCTGGTGAACCAGAAGCGGGCCGCGGGCGCCACGTGTGGTGGCGTGGCCAAGCCCGCGGTCCCGGCGGTCACCTTCGACGAGCGGCTGCGCTGCGCGTCCCGCGTCCACTCGCAGGACATGGGCACCAACAACTTCATGGGCCACAACGGCTCCAACGGCTCCACCCCGTGGCAGCGCATGACCAACGCCGGCTACGTCTGGAGGGCGGCCTCGGAGAACGTCGCCGCGGGCTATGCCACCCCCGCCGCGGTGGTGGACGGCTGGATGAAGAGCACGGGCCACTGCAACAACATCATGGGCGCCAACGTCAAGAACCTGGGCGTGGGCTACTTCTACGCGCCCTCGAGCACCTACAAGCACTACTGGACGCAGGACTTCGGCGCTCAGTAGGACGCTCGAGCCTCCTCCAGGGGCTCTCGCGGCGTTTCCCCAAGGATTTCGAGCGTTTGACGCTTCCCCCCTCCGTCCGGTACGGAGGGCGGAAACGTTTTTCCACGTGGCACGTAGATGGGCCAGGGGATGGGGAACGCGACGGACGAAGAGCTCATGGAACGCTTCTGCGAGGGAGATCACGCTGCTTTCGAGGTCCTGTTCAGCCGGCATGCCGGCGCGGTGCAGGGCTTCCTGGCACGCATGGTTCGTGATGGTGCGCTCGCGGAGGATCTGCTGCAGACGACGTTCTTGTCGGTCGTCCGCTCGCGGGATCGGTTCGAACGGGGGACGCGTTTCGGCCCCTGGTTGATGACGATCGCCGCGAACGCCGCGCGGGATGCCCTGCGCCGCCGCCAGCACCGCGAGGCGTATCGGGACAGCGCGCCCCCTCCGGCCCCGGTCACCGCCGACCCGTCGGATCCCGGCATGCGCAAGCGCCTGGAGGACGCGCTGCAGCGGCTGTCGCCGGATCAGCGCGAGGCCATCCTCCTGCACAAGCTCGAGGGCTGGTCCTACGAGGAGATCGCCTCGATGCGCGGCATCAGCGTGAGCGCGGCGCGCGTGCGGGCCCACCGCGGGTTCGAGAAGCTGCGGCAACTGC
The DNA window shown above is from Cystobacter fuscus DSM 2262 and carries:
- a CDS encoding RNA polymerase sigma factor — encoded protein: MGNATDEELMERFCEGDHAAFEVLFSRHAGAVQGFLARMVRDGALAEDLLQTTFLSVVRSRDRFERGTRFGPWLMTIAANAARDALRRRQHREAYRDSAPPPAPVTADPSDPGMRKRLEDALQRLSPDQREAILLHKLEGWSYEEIASMRGISVSAARVRAHRGFEKLRQLLDGLVGE
- a CDS encoding CAP domain-containing protein, which gives rise to MGESSSTTAVAESPAAAPLALPAYCNGVLTWNTAWTAFEDEVLKLVNQKRAAGATCGGVAKPAVPAVTFDERLRCASRVHSQDMGTNNFMGHNGSNGSTPWQRMTNAGYVWRAASENVAAGYATPAAVVDGWMKSTGHCNNIMGANVKNLGVGYFYAPSSTYKHYWTQDFGAQ
- a CDS encoding MBL fold metallo-hydrolase gives rise to the protein MTMRTLSRSATLAALLTVTGGLFTAPAQAAAPLVKTQAPGFYRMLLGDFEVTALSDGTLPLPVEKLLTNVRPGRVEALLAAEYLTSPVETSINAYLINTGSKLFLVDTGAGEVIGPSAGQLVTSIRAAGYQPEQVDAVLITHVHPDHSGGLVVAGKRVFPNARVYVDKREVDYWLNAANAEKAPESARPRFQEAKATLTPYAEAGQLETFTGNTQLAPGLRTLEAPGHTPGHTFYVVESQGQKLVFWGDMMHVAAVQFPEPSVTIQFDVDSKAAAAQRAKAYAEAAKQGYWVAIAHVSFPGLGHLRANGKGYTWVPANYSVPR